One region of Streptomyces rishiriensis genomic DNA includes:
- a CDS encoding 4-(cytidine 5'-diphospho)-2-C-methyl-D-erythritol kinase, which translates to MSVTVRVPAKVNVQLAVGAARADGFHDLANVFLAVGLYDEVTVTPADGLRVTCAGPDAGQVPLDRTNLAARAAIALAERYGRTPDVHLHIAKDIPVAGGMAGGSADGAGALLACDALWGTGATRDELLEICAGLGSDVPFSLVGGAALGTGRGEKLTALEVGGTFHWVFAMAERGLSTPSVFREFDRLAEGRDIPGPVASQPLLDALAEGDPDALAAGVSNDLQAAALSLFPELADALAAGRAAGALAALVSGSGPTTAFLARDTAAAAEIAQALRTSGTCRSVRVASGPAPGATVVGDRP; encoded by the coding sequence GTGAGTGTCACCGTGCGGGTGCCCGCCAAGGTCAACGTGCAGCTCGCGGTGGGCGCCGCCCGCGCGGACGGCTTCCACGACCTGGCGAACGTCTTCCTCGCCGTCGGCCTGTACGACGAGGTCACGGTGACCCCGGCCGACGGACTCCGCGTCACCTGCGCGGGCCCGGACGCCGGCCAGGTCCCCCTGGACCGCACGAACCTGGCGGCGCGGGCCGCGATCGCGCTGGCCGAGCGGTACGGCCGTACGCCCGACGTGCACCTCCACATCGCCAAGGACATTCCCGTCGCCGGGGGCATGGCGGGCGGCAGCGCCGACGGCGCGGGCGCGCTGCTGGCCTGCGACGCGCTGTGGGGCACCGGCGCCACCCGTGACGAACTCCTCGAAATCTGCGCCGGGTTGGGCAGCGATGTGCCGTTCAGTCTGGTCGGCGGGGCGGCCCTGGGCACCGGACGCGGCGAGAAGCTGACCGCCCTGGAGGTCGGCGGCACGTTCCACTGGGTGTTCGCGATGGCCGAACGGGGGCTGTCGACCCCGTCGGTGTTCCGGGAGTTCGACCGGTTGGCGGAGGGCCGGGACATCCCCGGGCCGGTGGCCTCCCAGCCCCTCCTCGACGCCCTCGCCGAGGGTGACCCGGACGCCCTCGCGGCCGGTGTCTCCAACGACCTCCAGGCCGCCGCGCTTTCGCTGTTCCCCGAACTCGCCGACGCCCTCGCCGCCGGGCGCGCGGCCGGCGCCCTCGCCGCCCTCGTCTCGGGCTCGGGCCCGACCACCGCCTTCCTCGCCCGCGACACCGCCGCCGCGGCGGAGATCGCCCAGGCACTGCGCACCTCGGGCACCTGCCGGAGCGTGCGGGTGGCGTCGGGACCGGCGCCGGGGGCGACGGTGGTCGGCGACCGGCCGTAG
- the rsmA gene encoding 16S rRNA (adenine(1518)-N(6)/adenine(1519)-N(6))-dimethyltransferase RsmA, whose translation MSTSPAPDALLGPADIRELAAVLGVRPTKQRGQNFVIDANTVRRIVRTAEVRPDDVVVEVGPGLGSLTLALLETADRVTAVEIDDVLAGALPATIAARMPERAERFALVHRDAMQVTELPGPAPTALVANLPYNVAVPVLLHMLETFPSIERTLVMVQSEVADRLAAGPGSKVYGVPSVKANWYAEVKRAGAIGRKVFWPAPNVDSGLVSLVRRAEPIRTTASRREVFAVVDAAFAQRRKTLRAALAGWAGSAARAEEALVAAGVSPQARGEALTVEEFARIAEQKLPEQAEQAE comes from the coding sequence GTGAGTACCAGCCCCGCCCCCGACGCCCTCCTGGGCCCCGCCGACATCCGTGAGCTGGCGGCGGTCCTCGGCGTGCGTCCCACCAAGCAGCGCGGCCAGAACTTCGTGATCGACGCGAACACGGTCCGCCGTATCGTCCGCACCGCGGAGGTCCGGCCCGACGACGTGGTCGTCGAGGTCGGCCCCGGGCTCGGCTCCCTCACCCTGGCGTTGCTGGAGACCGCCGACCGGGTCACGGCCGTCGAGATCGACGACGTCCTGGCCGGCGCCCTCCCCGCGACGATCGCGGCGCGCATGCCGGAGCGCGCGGAGCGCTTCGCACTGGTGCACCGGGACGCGATGCAGGTGACCGAACTGCCCGGCCCCGCCCCGACCGCGCTGGTCGCGAACCTGCCGTACAACGTGGCCGTGCCCGTGCTGCTGCACATGCTGGAGACCTTCCCGAGCATCGAGCGCACCCTCGTCATGGTCCAGTCGGAGGTCGCCGACCGGCTCGCCGCCGGGCCCGGCTCGAAGGTGTACGGCGTGCCGTCCGTCAAGGCCAACTGGTACGCCGAGGTCAAGCGGGCAGGCGCCATCGGACGCAAGGTCTTCTGGCCCGCGCCGAACGTGGACAGCGGGCTGGTGTCGCTGGTGCGGCGGGCCGAGCCGATCAGGACCACGGCGTCGCGGCGCGAGGTGTTCGCCGTCGTCGACGCGGCGTTCGCCCAGCGGCGCAAGACCCTTCGGGCCGCGCTCGCCGGATGGGCGGGCTCCGCGGCGCGGGCGGAGGAGGCACTCGTGGCGGCCGGCGTCTCGCCGCAGGCGCGCGGCGAGGCCCTCACGGTCGAGGAGTTCGCCCGCATCGCCGAGCAGAAGCTACCCGAGCAGGCCGAGCAGGCCGAGTAG
- a CDS encoding resuscitation-promoting factor: MSNSQYFEYEPYGGGGSYVDLHNAETIAYGVYAAPGTYDDTYRPAYETYEPPPPPPETLQLPEPVHFAEPVQLPGTAPYAETGRLPGTAGYAETGRFTGQAAPRLSPLPRQDAGEEGRAARRRRTRSAERPESTIRRLVPQALVVAFLAGGTTAFVAEDKAVELTVDGKPRTLHTFADEVSELLAEEGVRVGAHDVVAPAVGTALSSGDEIEVHYGRPVRLTLDGHRHEVWTTAHTVQEALQQLGVRAEGAYMSVPRSQPIGRAGLALDVRTERSVTVMADGRARTIRTNAATVREAVAAAGITLHGQDTTSVAPGSFPRDGQTVTVLRITGTKEVREEAIPFDVHRTEDSSLFKGTEVVERTGRPGLRRITYSLRTVNGVRQTPRRIRDEIVREPRDQVVKVGTKPLPASVRGADGLDWQGLAVCESGGRPNAVDPSGTYGGLYQFDTRTWQSLGGSGRPQDAPAAEQTLRAKKLYVRRGASPWPHCGTRLHG; encoded by the coding sequence GTGAGCAACTCGCAGTACTTCGAGTACGAGCCGTACGGCGGAGGCGGGTCGTACGTCGACCTGCACAACGCCGAGACGATCGCGTACGGCGTGTACGCGGCGCCCGGGACGTACGACGACACCTACCGGCCCGCGTACGAGACGTACGAGCCGCCGCCCCCGCCCCCCGAGACCCTTCAGCTCCCCGAGCCGGTCCACTTCGCCGAGCCGGTCCAGCTCCCCGGGACCGCCCCGTACGCCGAGACCGGCCGGCTCCCCGGGACCGCCGGGTACGCCGAGACCGGCCGGTTCACCGGCCAGGCGGCGCCCCGGCTGTCGCCGCTGCCGCGGCAGGACGCGGGGGAGGAGGGGCGGGCCGCGCGCCGCCGCAGGACACGCTCCGCCGAGCGCCCGGAGTCCACGATCCGCCGACTGGTCCCGCAGGCGCTCGTCGTCGCCTTCCTGGCCGGCGGCACCACCGCCTTCGTCGCCGAGGACAAGGCGGTCGAGCTGACCGTCGACGGCAAGCCGCGCACGCTGCACACCTTCGCCGACGAGGTGAGCGAACTCCTGGCGGAGGAAGGCGTGCGGGTGGGCGCGCACGACGTGGTGGCGCCCGCCGTCGGCACCGCCCTCAGCAGCGGAGACGAGATCGAGGTGCACTACGGGCGGCCCGTCCGGCTCACCCTGGACGGACACCGGCACGAGGTGTGGACGACGGCGCACACCGTGCAGGAGGCACTCCAGCAACTCGGGGTGCGCGCGGAGGGCGCGTACATGTCCGTCCCGCGCTCCCAGCCGATCGGCCGCGCGGGGCTCGCGCTGGACGTACGCACCGAACGCTCGGTCACGGTCATGGCGGACGGCCGGGCCCGCACCATCCGCACCAACGCGGCGACGGTGCGCGAGGCGGTGGCGGCGGCCGGGATCACCCTGCACGGCCAGGACACCACGTCCGTCGCGCCCGGCAGCTTCCCGCGCGACGGCCAGACGGTCACCGTGCTGCGGATCACCGGCACCAAGGAGGTGCGGGAGGAGGCGATCCCGTTCGACGTGCACCGTACCGAGGACTCCTCCCTGTTCAAGGGCACGGAGGTGGTGGAGCGGACCGGCCGGCCCGGCCTGCGCCGGATCACGTACTCCCTGCGCACCGTGAACGGCGTACGGCAGACACCGCGGCGGATCCGCGACGAGATCGTGCGCGAACCGCGCGATCAGGTGGTGAAGGTCGGGACGAAGCCGCTGCCGGCCTCCGTGCGGGGCGCCGACGGCCTGGACTGGCAGGGCCTCGCGGTCTGTGAGTCGGGCGGCCGGCCGAACGCGGTCGACCCCTCGGGCACGTACGGCGGGCTGTACCAGTTCGACACCCGTACCTGGCAGAGCCTCGGCGGCAGCGGCCGGCCCCAGGACGCCCCGGCGGCGGAACAGACGCTCCGCGCGAAGAAGCTGTACGTGCGACGCGGGGCCAGTCCCTGGCCGCACTGCGGGACACGGCTGCACGGGTGA
- a CDS encoding TatD family hydrolase, whose protein sequence is MPSNADKSADKNAAPPLPAPLGVPVADSHTHLDMQSGTVEEALAKAASVGVTTVVQVGCDVRGSRWAAETAAAHGSVHAAVALHPNEAPRIVHGDPDGWSRQGARTPGGAGALDEALAEIDRLAALPHVKGVGETGLDHFRTGPEGKEAQEHSFRAHIEMAKRHGKALVIHDRDAHADVLRVLKEEGAPERTVFHCYSGDAEMAEICARAGYFMSFAGNVTFKNAQNLRDAVAVAPLELLLVETDAPFLTPAPYRGRPNAPYLIPVTVRAMAAVRDIDEDTLATALAANTARAFGY, encoded by the coding sequence ATGCCTTCGAACGCCGACAAGAGCGCCGACAAGAACGCCGCGCCGCCGCTTCCGGCCCCCCTCGGGGTGCCGGTCGCCGACTCCCACACCCACCTCGACATGCAGTCGGGCACGGTGGAGGAGGCCCTCGCGAAAGCCGCGTCGGTCGGGGTGACGACGGTCGTCCAGGTCGGCTGCGACGTACGGGGCTCCCGGTGGGCGGCCGAGACGGCGGCGGCCCACGGCAGTGTGCACGCCGCGGTCGCCCTGCACCCGAACGAGGCGCCGCGCATCGTGCACGGAGACCCCGACGGCTGGTCCCGTCAGGGCGCGCGGACGCCGGGCGGCGCCGGGGCGCTCGACGAGGCGCTCGCCGAGATCGACCGCCTCGCCGCGCTTCCGCACGTCAAGGGCGTCGGGGAGACGGGGCTCGACCACTTCCGCACCGGCCCCGAGGGCAAGGAAGCGCAGGAGCACTCCTTCCGCGCCCACATCGAGATGGCCAAGCGGCACGGCAAGGCCCTGGTCATCCACGACCGTGACGCCCACGCCGACGTGCTGCGCGTCCTGAAGGAGGAGGGCGCCCCCGAGCGCACCGTCTTCCACTGCTACTCCGGCGACGCCGAGATGGCCGAGATCTGCGCCCGTGCCGGGTACTTCATGTCCTTCGCCGGCAACGTCACCTTCAAGAACGCCCAGAACCTCCGGGACGCCGTCGCCGTGGCCCCGCTGGAGCTGCTCCTGGTGGAGACCGACGCCCCGTTCCTGACCCCGGCGCCCTACCGCGGACGGCCCAACGCCCCCTACCTGATCCCGGTCACGGTGCGCGCGATGGCCGCCGTACGGGACATCGACGAGGACACCCTGGCCACCGCCCTGGCCGCCAACACCGCACGCGCGTTCGGCTATTGA
- the rsmI gene encoding 16S rRNA (cytidine(1402)-2'-O)-methyltransferase, with protein sequence MTATPGILVLAGTPIGDVSDAPPRLAEELTGADVIAAEDTRRLRRLTQALGVTPKGRVVSYFEGNESARTPELVADLVGGARVLLVTDAGMPSVSDPGYRLVAAAVEQDIRVTAVPGPSAVLTALALSGLPVDRFCFEGFLPRKAGERLSRLREVAQERRTLVYFEAPHRLDDTLAAMAEVFGADRRAAVCRELTKTYEEVKRGPLGDLAQWAAEGVRGEITVVVTGAPERGPEELDATELVRRVRVREEAGERRKEAIAAVAAEAGLPKREVFDAVVAVKNAGGL encoded by the coding sequence GTGACAGCTACGCCCGGAATCCTCGTTCTCGCCGGTACTCCCATCGGTGACGTCTCCGACGCCCCGCCCCGTCTCGCCGAGGAGCTGACCGGCGCCGACGTGATCGCCGCAGAGGACACGCGCCGGCTGCGGCGGCTGACCCAGGCGCTGGGGGTGACGCCCAAGGGGCGTGTCGTGTCCTACTTCGAGGGCAACGAGTCCGCCCGCACGCCCGAGCTGGTCGCGGACCTGGTGGGCGGCGCGCGCGTGCTGCTCGTCACCGACGCCGGGATGCCGTCGGTCTCCGACCCCGGGTACCGGCTGGTCGCCGCCGCCGTCGAGCAGGACATCCGGGTCACCGCCGTCCCCGGCCCGTCCGCGGTGCTCACCGCGCTGGCCCTGTCCGGGCTGCCCGTCGACCGGTTCTGCTTCGAGGGGTTCCTGCCGAGGAAGGCGGGGGAGCGGCTGTCGCGGCTGCGGGAGGTCGCGCAGGAGCGCAGGACCCTCGTGTATTTCGAGGCCCCGCACCGGCTCGACGACACCCTCGCCGCGATGGCCGAGGTGTTCGGCGCGGACCGGCGGGCCGCCGTGTGCCGGGAGCTGACCAAGACCTACGAAGAGGTCAAGCGCGGCCCGCTCGGCGACCTGGCGCAGTGGGCGGCCGAGGGCGTGCGGGGCGAGATCACCGTCGTCGTCACCGGGGCGCCCGAGCGAGGACCCGAGGAGCTCGACGCCACGGAGCTGGTGCGGCGGGTGCGGGTGCGCGAGGAGGCGGGCGAACGCCGTAAGGAGGCCATCGCTGCGGTGGCGGCGGAGGCGGGGCTGCCGAAGCGCGAGGTGTTCGACGCGGTGGTGGCGGTGAAGAACGCCGGGGGCCTGTGA
- a CDS encoding dolichyl-phosphate-mannose--protein mannosyltransferase: MTSTASSMDSTDYRQGQAPPDQRPSWQQRLRRFGYTAEPSADVRDRLVPPFAQPSPRLWQALGLPPVWADRIARRSSWGGPLLVTLLAGVLRFWHLGSPKAVIFDETYYAKDAWAVVHRGFEVNWDKNANDVILSSGGHVTIPADAAYVVHPPVGKYVIGLGELIFGFDPFGWRFMTAVLGTLSVLLLCRIGRRIFRSTFLGCLAGALMAVDGLAFVMSRTALLDGVLMFFVLAAFGCLVVDRDKAREKLAAALPPDVDGRHRPDPHIAESTRMGWRPWRWGAGLMLGLAIGTKWNGLYILVAFCLMAVLWDVGSRRVAGARRPYLAVLKRDTGLAFLATVPVALVTYLVSWTGWILSATDGKGGYYRNWAATDGKGGSWTWLFPDWWRSLWHYEHEVYEFHTHLTSPHTYQSNPWSWLVLGRPVSYFYESPTPGRDGCPTDAGEKCAREVLAIGTPLLWWAACFAIAYVLWRWLFRRDWRAGAIVCGIAAGYLPWFMYQERTIFLFYAVVFLPFLCLAVAMMIGALVGPPGAGDTRRVAGATGAGVLVLLIAWNFIYFWPLYTGQAIPIDDWRSRMWLDTWV, encoded by the coding sequence GTGACCAGTACCGCGTCCTCCATGGACTCCACGGACTACCGGCAGGGCCAGGCGCCGCCCGACCAGCGGCCGTCGTGGCAGCAACGGCTGCGCCGTTTCGGATACACGGCGGAGCCGTCCGCCGACGTCCGGGACCGGCTGGTGCCGCCGTTCGCGCAGCCCAGCCCCCGGTTGTGGCAGGCGCTCGGCCTCCCGCCCGTGTGGGCGGACCGCATCGCGCGCCGGTCGTCCTGGGGCGGTCCGCTGCTGGTCACGCTGCTGGCGGGGGTGCTCCGGTTCTGGCATCTGGGCAGCCCCAAGGCGGTGATATTCGACGAGACGTACTACGCCAAGGACGCGTGGGCGGTCGTCCACCGCGGGTTCGAGGTCAACTGGGACAAGAACGCCAACGACGTCATCCTCTCCTCCGGCGGACACGTCACGATCCCGGCGGACGCGGCGTACGTGGTGCATCCACCGGTCGGCAAGTACGTGATCGGGCTGGGCGAACTGATCTTCGGGTTCGACCCGTTCGGCTGGCGGTTCATGACGGCGGTGCTCGGCACGCTCAGCGTCCTGCTGCTGTGCCGCATCGGTCGCCGGATCTTCCGCTCCACGTTCCTGGGCTGCCTGGCGGGCGCGCTGATGGCGGTCGACGGGCTCGCGTTCGTGATGAGCCGCACCGCGCTGCTCGACGGCGTGCTGATGTTCTTCGTGCTGGCGGCGTTCGGCTGCCTGGTGGTCGACCGTGACAAGGCGCGCGAGAAACTCGCCGCCGCGCTCCCGCCCGACGTGGACGGCCGCCACCGCCCCGACCCGCACATCGCGGAGAGCACCCGCATGGGATGGCGCCCCTGGCGCTGGGGCGCGGGCCTGATGCTGGGCCTGGCCATCGGCACCAAGTGGAACGGCCTGTACATCCTGGTCGCGTTCTGCCTGATGGCCGTGTTGTGGGACGTCGGCTCGCGCAGGGTTGCGGGCGCCCGCCGCCCGTACCTGGCGGTCCTGAAGCGCGACACGGGCCTCGCGTTCCTGGCCACGGTCCCGGTCGCGCTGGTCACCTACCTGGTCTCGTGGACGGGCTGGATCCTGTCCGCCACCGACGGCAAGGGCGGTTACTACCGCAACTGGGCGGCCACCGACGGCAAGGGCGGCAGCTGGACCTGGCTGTTCCCCGACTGGTGGCGCAGCCTGTGGCACTACGAGCACGAGGTCTACGAGTTCCACACCCACCTCACGTCGCCGCACACGTACCAGTCCAACCCGTGGAGCTGGCTCGTCCTCGGCCGCCCGGTCTCGTACTTCTACGAGTCCCCCACGCCGGGCCGGGACGGCTGCCCGACGGACGCGGGCGAGAAGTGCGCCCGCGAGGTCCTGGCCATCGGCACCCCGCTGCTGTGGTGGGCGGCCTGCTTCGCGATCGCCTACGTCCTGTGGCGCTGGCTCTTCCGCCGCGACTGGCGGGCCGGCGCGATCGTCTGCGGCATCGCGGCCGGCTACCTGCCGTGGTTCATGTACCAGGAACGCACGATCTTCCTCTTCTACGCCGTCGTCTTCCTGCCCTTCCTGTGCCTGGCGGTGGCGATGATGATCGGCGCGCTCGTCGGGCCACCGGGCGCCGGCGACACCCGCCGCGTGGCGGGCGCCACCGGCGCGGGCGTCCTCGTCCTGCTCATCGCCTGGAACTTCATCTACTTCTGGCCCCTGTACACCGGCCAGGCGATCCCGATCGACGACTGGCGATCGCGGATGTGGCTGGACACCTGGGTGTAG
- a CDS encoding N(5)-(carboxyethyl)ornithine synthase — protein sequence MSLMSLGVLASSRKENEFRLPLHPRHLDRIAPDVRARIFLEQGYGERFGVADDALRPLVAGLRSREQLIAESDIVLLPKPTHDDIAELREGQILWGWPHCVQDEKMTQIGIDRRLTLIAWEAMNHWTSTGAFSVHVFHKNNELAGYCSVLHALQLGGLTGSYGRRLRAVVISFGATARGAVTGLGAMGVTDVTVLTQRAAAAVASPMPSVVMAHFEEQEDDPSSLRAVTAAGSMPMAEYLAGFDIIVNCVLQDTDAPLMFVTDRELPLFRPGTFFVDVACDEGMGFEWARPTTFGDPMPTVGSGCHYYAVDHSPSHLWNSATWEISEALLPYLRKVMSGPAAWDADVTVGKAIEIRDGVVQNPKILSFQHRAAAYPHLLEAPAAASGGSEL from the coding sequence ATGAGCCTGATGAGTCTCGGAGTACTCGCCTCCTCCCGCAAGGAGAACGAGTTCCGTCTACCGCTGCACCCCCGCCACCTCGACCGGATCGCCCCGGACGTACGCGCGCGGATCTTCCTCGAACAGGGCTACGGCGAGCGCTTCGGCGTGGCCGACGACGCGCTGCGACCACTCGTGGCCGGGCTGCGCTCCCGCGAGCAGCTCATCGCCGAGTCCGACATCGTGCTGCTGCCCAAACCGACGCACGACGACATCGCCGAGCTGCGCGAGGGTCAGATCCTGTGGGGATGGCCGCACTGCGTGCAGGACGAGAAGATGACCCAGATCGGCATCGACCGACGGCTGACCCTGATCGCCTGGGAGGCCATGAACCACTGGACCTCCACCGGCGCCTTCAGCGTCCACGTGTTCCACAAGAACAACGAGCTCGCCGGCTACTGCTCGGTCCTGCACGCCCTCCAGCTCGGCGGGCTGACCGGCAGCTACGGGCGCCGCCTGCGCGCGGTGGTCATCAGCTTCGGCGCCACGGCGCGCGGAGCGGTCACGGGCCTGGGCGCCATGGGCGTCACCGACGTCACGGTGCTCACCCAGCGGGCCGCCGCGGCGGTCGCCTCGCCGATGCCCTCGGTCGTGATGGCCCACTTCGAGGAGCAGGAGGACGATCCGTCGAGCCTGCGGGCCGTCACCGCGGCCGGTTCCATGCCGATGGCGGAGTACCTGGCCGGGTTCGACATCATCGTCAACTGCGTCCTCCAGGACACCGACGCGCCGCTCATGTTCGTCACGGACCGGGAACTCCCCCTGTTCCGTCCGGGGACCTTCTTCGTCGACGTCGCCTGCGACGAGGGCATGGGCTTCGAATGGGCCCGCCCGACGACCTTCGGCGATCCGATGCCCACGGTGGGGTCGGGCTGTCACTACTACGCGGTCGACCACAGCCCGTCCCACCTGTGGAACTCCGCCACCTGGGAGATCAGCGAGGCGCTCCTTCCCTACCTGCGGAAGGTGATGAGCGGCCCGGCGGCCTGGGACGCCGACGTCACGGTCGGCAAGGCCATCGAGATCCGCGACGGCGTCGTCCAGAACCCGAAGATCCTCTCCTTCCAGCACCGGGCAGCCGCGTATCCCCACCTTCTCGAGGCGCCGGCGGCCGCGTCGGGCGGCTCGGAGCTCTAG